A DNA window from Methanomassiliicoccus sp. contains the following coding sequences:
- a CDS encoding PAS domain-containing protein gives MDDRFVLAGPSAKDRVLDLVARIKQGKGELPEEVREALEDTDPFLIERIEAELVDQGVSRDDIRLLCDARSRTFIAAEEIDETILERPGHPIHTLMEEHRQILMFMTRLRDTAREMRTGELRPDAARVDLREVAPFIQEAQKHFQREENVLFPYLERHGIEGPPQAMWSEHQVLRAHEGKLISLISGQGSTGDQEITTALECQASILLALLDAHFHKENHVLFPMAVRALDVHEWNEARREFESIGPCSFVEAHAPLEFRPVEVGETAPAQEVVLPTGRFTAAELEMMLGTLPVDITFVDENDRVRFYSNSTDRIFVRTPAVIGRKVQNCHPQKSVHVVQKILDDFRAGRRNEAEFWLEVGERFVHIRYFPLRSATGEYKGVLEMVQDVTAIRTLEGQKRLLDE, from the coding sequence ATGGACGACCGGTTCGTTTTAGCGGGACCTTCGGCGAAGGACCGTGTCCTGGATCTTGTGGCAAGGATCAAGCAGGGGAAGGGGGAGTTGCCCGAAGAGGTAAGGGAAGCCCTCGAGGACACCGACCCGTTCCTCATCGAGAGGATCGAGGCGGAATTGGTGGACCAGGGGGTGTCCCGCGACGACATCAGGCTGCTGTGCGACGCCCGGAGCAGGACCTTCATCGCCGCCGAGGAGATCGACGAGACCATCCTGGAACGACCGGGGCATCCCATTCACACCCTGATGGAGGAGCACCGGCAGATCCTCATGTTCATGACCCGGCTCCGGGACACCGCCCGAGAGATGCGGACCGGCGAGCTGCGGCCCGATGCCGCAAGGGTCGACCTGCGGGAGGTAGCGCCGTTCATCCAGGAAGCCCAGAAACACTTCCAGAGGGAGGAGAACGTACTGTTTCCGTACCTCGAGAGGCATGGCATCGAGGGGCCGCCCCAGGCGATGTGGTCGGAGCACCAGGTCCTGAGGGCCCATGAAGGAAAGCTCATCTCTCTCATCAGCGGGCAAGGATCAACGGGGGATCAGGAGATCACAACCGCCCTGGAATGCCAGGCATCGATCCTGCTGGCGCTGCTGGACGCGCACTTCCACAAGGAGAACCATGTCCTATTTCCCATGGCCGTGCGCGCGTTGGATGTCCATGAGTGGAACGAAGCCCGGCGGGAGTTCGAATCGATCGGCCCTTGCAGCTTCGTCGAGGCCCACGCCCCTCTCGAGTTCCGGCCGGTAGAGGTCGGGGAGACCGCTCCCGCGCAAGAGGTCGTGCTCCCCACGGGGAGGTTCACCGCGGCAGAGCTGGAGATGATGCTAGGCACCCTGCCGGTCGACATCACCTTCGTAGACGAGAACGACCGAGTGCGGTTCTACTCCAACTCTACCGACCGCATCTTCGTGAGGACGCCGGCGGTCATCGGCCGCAAGGTCCAGAACTGTCATCCTCAGAAGAGCGTGCATGTAGTGCAGAAAATCCTCGACGACTTCCGGGCAGGGAGGAGGAACGAGGCGGAGTTCTGGCTGGAGGTCGGGGAGAGGTTCGTGCACATCCGTTACTTCCCTCTCCGGAGCGCCACGGGCGAGTACAAGGGCGTTCTGGAGATGGTACAGGACGTGACCGCCATCAGAACGCTGGAGGGGCAGAAACGGCTGCTTGACGAGTAG
- a CDS encoding ABC transporter ATP-binding protein — protein MSIIRCENVVKTYVTGDITVNALKGIDLEIEKGEMVAVMGPSGCGKTTLLNCLSGIDEVTSGRITIEDKDITTMDDNAKTGFRAKRMGFVFQFYNLLPVLSATENVELPLLIAGGNPQEARKRALELLDSVGLSKRASLRPNSLSGGERQRVTIARALSNTPAIVWADEPTGDLDVRTSEEVVALMRRLNKENGQTFVIVTHDPEVGAKCDRIIHMRDGQVVSTNGNVDHISSEIRQLG, from the coding sequence GTGTCGATAATCCGCTGCGAGAACGTCGTCAAGACCTATGTCACAGGAGACATTACCGTAAATGCCCTGAAGGGCATCGACCTGGAGATCGAGAAGGGAGAGATGGTGGCAGTCATGGGTCCGTCTGGATGCGGCAAGACCACTCTCCTCAACTGCCTGTCGGGGATCGACGAGGTCACCTCTGGGCGCATCACCATTGAGGATAAGGATATAACCACGATGGACGACAACGCCAAGACGGGCTTCCGGGCCAAGCGCATGGGCTTCGTCTTTCAGTTCTACAACCTGCTGCCAGTGCTGTCGGCCACCGAGAATGTAGAGCTTCCTCTGCTCATCGCCGGGGGCAATCCCCAGGAGGCGAGGAAGAGGGCGTTGGAGCTCCTCGACTCGGTCGGCCTGTCCAAGCGGGCGAGCCTCCGCCCCAACTCTCTGTCCGGTGGCGAGAGGCAGAGGGTAACCATCGCCCGGGCGCTGAGCAACACTCCGGCCATCGTGTGGGCCGACGAGCCCACCGGCGATCTCGACGTGCGGACCTCGGAGGAGGTGGTCGCCCTCATGCGTCGCCTGAACAAGGAGAACGGGCAGACCTTCGTCATTGTCACCCACGATCCTGAGGTGGGGGCCAAGTGCGACCGTATCATTCACATGCGGGACGGGCAGGTCGTTTCCACTAATGGTAACGTTGATCACATATCCAGCGAGATCCGGCAGCTGGGGTGA
- a CDS encoding NfeD family protein — translation MTGADLGLIFIIIGVIMLLAEAVTPGAFLVVPATVLIVLGALGMIAPDLLLSIWSPIIAVLIGVPVFMLTVKAYQKLSPPMPPTTTVATSLIGKEGIVVADICPNNIRGKVKIENDTWSATSVRPIPTGYRVRVVHSEGVHVKVEPIGEVPEAECN, via the coding sequence ATGACCGGAGCGGACCTAGGGCTCATATTCATCATAATCGGAGTGATCATGTTATTGGCCGAGGCGGTGACGCCCGGCGCCTTCCTGGTGGTACCGGCAACGGTACTCATCGTGCTGGGAGCGCTAGGTATGATTGCGCCGGACCTGTTGCTCAGCATCTGGTCGCCGATCATCGCTGTGCTCATCGGCGTGCCGGTGTTCATGCTCACGGTGAAAGCGTACCAGAAGCTGTCCCCGCCCATGCCCCCCACCACGACGGTGGCCACATCTCTCATCGGGAAGGAAGGGATTGTGGTGGCCGATATCTGCCCAAACAACATCCGGGGGAAGGTCAAGATCGAGAACGACACCTGGAGCGCCACCTCGGTCCGTCCCATCCCTACGGGCTATCGGGTGCGAGTGGTCCACAGCGAAGGCGTTCATGTGAAGGTCGAGCCCATCGGGGAAGTCCCCGAGGCCGAGTGCAATTAA
- a CDS encoding GNAT family N-acetyltransferase, translated as MTETLIRAADRNDAQGIVDLMTGAMPWPGFVHQGSKTEFWNWRYADNPRGYTNEVVAVGEGKVCAHAASLPTDLVINGKEVRGAQYSDLLTREDVRGRGTMERAVPVLHQLNMRRGVEVEFAFPSVPGEKVVRKAGFVDLKVEMGQYELIANPDGFFENVRFGGLKKIAYSGLRTLKGNRAKDDPSVEVYESTTFPEDIEAMTKRFQEAFTFVLRRDQAYLKWRYSEPRGGRFRTLFARRGGSTAGFIVLRPYTIENRTFMDIVDLVAEVGDGSTIAALVREGARICREEGSNVLQIWLPTDHPYMPDLGRAGFLMRQPGPDERKMKLLYRPADGAEHLAQSLGGEQKCHLVLGDTDWV; from the coding sequence ATGACCGAGACTTTGATCCGAGCGGCAGACCGGAACGATGCCCAGGGCATCGTCGACCTCATGACCGGAGCCATGCCGTGGCCCGGGTTTGTTCACCAGGGAAGCAAGACCGAGTTCTGGAATTGGAGGTATGCCGACAACCCCCGCGGATACACCAACGAGGTGGTCGCGGTGGGTGAGGGGAAGGTGTGCGCCCATGCTGCCAGCCTTCCCACCGATCTGGTGATCAACGGGAAGGAGGTCCGAGGAGCCCAGTACTCCGACCTGCTGACACGCGAAGATGTAAGGGGAAGAGGGACCATGGAGCGCGCCGTCCCCGTCCTCCACCAGCTCAATATGCGTAGGGGGGTGGAAGTGGAGTTCGCCTTCCCCTCGGTGCCGGGAGAGAAGGTGGTCCGCAAGGCCGGGTTCGTAGACCTCAAGGTGGAGATGGGGCAGTACGAGCTGATCGCCAATCCTGACGGATTCTTCGAGAACGTCAGGTTCGGAGGTTTGAAGAAGATTGCCTACTCCGGCCTCAGGACTCTGAAGGGTAACCGGGCCAAGGACGATCCCAGTGTGGAGGTATACGAGAGCACGACCTTCCCGGAGGACATCGAAGCCATGACCAAGCGCTTCCAGGAGGCTTTCACCTTCGTGCTGCGCAGGGACCAGGCGTACCTGAAATGGAGATACTCCGAGCCTAGGGGCGGGAGATTCAGGACCCTATTCGCCCGCCGCGGGGGGTCCACCGCCGGCTTCATCGTTCTCCGTCCTTACACCATCGAAAACCGCACCTTCATGGACATCGTCGACCTCGTCGCTGAGGTCGGTGACGGGAGCACCATCGCCGCCCTGGTACGGGAAGGAGCGAGGATATGCCGAGAAGAGGGCTCCAACGTCCTGCAGATATGGCTCCCCACCGACCACCCCTACATGCCTGACCTTGGAAGGGCGGGGTTCCTGATGAGGCAGCCCGGGCCCGATGAGCGAAAAATGAAGCTGCTGTACCGCCCCGCCGATGGCGCCGAGCACTTGGCCCAGAGCCTCGGAGGCGAGCAGAAGTGCCACCTGGTGCTTGGGGACACCGACTGGGTGTGA
- a CDS encoding SPFH domain-containing protein: MAKVTDPSGGGGLKDSLIGSATFSWDDIEKRGNIMFRVPRLIRYNDNIVVREDEIAAFYRDGKALTYFDRPDRYALTDINAPIVGRLVKALSGVVQQAEVIYLQKRAFDGKFGSKQPYQFRDKDFGVVNLRVFGEFRYKVGQPENFVNQFVGTLNFATSAEVEERLKEQMVVLIYNVVGEMKNQGMGVADLASSLMNIEQGVLEKAKDHFDLYGITIDKVSGLYISLPDEVQKAVDTRASMQVLGTNYMGYQTGQAMREAAQNPSGGAAGVGVGLGAGVGMGYTMVDQMRQQPVSGQQQQGGAVPFGNTVKCPKCGAMNPPTNKFCSECGTKFEADKKCPKCGANVPGGSKFCPECGNPMGSKKCANCGAEVSAGTKFCPECGKPIQ; encoded by the coding sequence ATGGCAAAGGTAACCGACCCCAGCGGGGGCGGGGGGCTGAAAGACAGCCTCATCGGCTCGGCCACCTTCAGCTGGGACGATATCGAGAAGCGCGGTAACATCATGTTCCGCGTCCCGCGGCTGATCAGGTACAATGACAACATCGTGGTGAGGGAGGATGAGATCGCGGCGTTCTACCGTGATGGCAAGGCGCTTACCTACTTCGACCGTCCCGATCGTTACGCGCTCACCGACATCAACGCTCCGATCGTAGGCAGGCTGGTCAAGGCCCTCTCGGGTGTGGTCCAGCAGGCTGAGGTCATATATCTGCAGAAGCGTGCCTTCGACGGTAAGTTTGGCTCCAAGCAACCATACCAGTTCCGGGACAAGGACTTCGGCGTGGTGAACCTCAGAGTGTTCGGCGAGTTCCGTTACAAGGTCGGACAGCCAGAGAATTTCGTCAACCAGTTCGTGGGCACGTTGAACTTCGCCACCTCCGCCGAGGTGGAGGAACGTCTGAAGGAGCAGATGGTCGTTCTTATCTACAACGTGGTCGGGGAGATGAAGAACCAGGGGATGGGAGTCGCCGACCTGGCCTCCAGCCTCATGAACATTGAGCAGGGAGTGTTGGAGAAAGCCAAGGACCACTTCGACTTGTACGGGATCACCATCGACAAAGTATCCGGACTGTACATCTCCCTGCCGGACGAGGTCCAGAAGGCGGTGGACACCCGGGCCTCAATGCAGGTGCTGGGCACCAACTACATGGGCTACCAGACTGGTCAGGCTATGCGCGAGGCGGCCCAGAATCCCTCGGGCGGGGCCGCCGGTGTCGGCGTAGGCCTCGGGGCCGGTGTGGGGATGGGGTACACTATGGTCGACCAGATGCGGCAACAGCCGGTCAGCGGCCAACAGCAGCAGGGCGGAGCGGTACCCTTCGGCAATACGGTGAAATGTCCGAAGTGCGGGGCCATGAACCCCCCCACCAACAAGTTCTGCTCGGAGTGCGGAACCAAGTTCGAGGCCGACAAGAAGTGCCCCAAATGCGGCGCCAACGTCCCTGGCGGCTCCAAGTTCTGCCCCGAGTGCGGCAATCCCATGGGCAGCAAGAAGTGCGCCAACTGCGGGGCCGAGGTCAGTGCGGGGACCAAGTTCTGCCCCGAATGCGGGAAACCCATCCAGTGA
- a CDS encoding flavin reductase family protein: MTDRRPLQSLTYGMYIVGAREGERMNGQLSNTVFQTTSEPPMLSVCVNHQNVTHGMIKRSGRFCVSVLDVTAPFTFISLFGFRHGDKVDKLAGVPHRTSKAGLPVVTASTNAYLEAVVVGSVEAVTHTVFLGQVTDMEILGEGVSMTYDYYRTVLKGLTPRSAPTFAPPVAVRDSAGDAYRVSDPALGTERTSQ; the protein is encoded by the coding sequence ATGACCGACCGACGCCCCCTGCAGAGCCTGACCTACGGGATGTACATCGTGGGGGCGAGGGAAGGGGAGCGGATGAATGGGCAGCTGTCCAACACCGTGTTCCAAACGACCTCCGAGCCACCCATGCTATCGGTGTGCGTCAACCACCAGAATGTCACCCACGGGATGATCAAGAGGAGCGGCAGGTTCTGCGTTTCAGTGCTCGACGTGACCGCCCCGTTCACCTTCATCAGTCTCTTCGGCTTCCGCCACGGCGATAAGGTCGACAAGCTCGCTGGGGTCCCCCACCGTACCAGCAAGGCTGGCCTTCCCGTGGTAACAGCCAGCACCAATGCCTACCTCGAGGCCGTGGTCGTAGGCTCCGTTGAGGCCGTCACCCACACAGTGTTCCTCGGCCAGGTCACCGATATGGAGATCCTCGGTGAGGGAGTGTCCATGACCTATGACTACTACCGCACCGTGCTCAAGGGGCTCACTCCCCGGAGCGCCCCGACCTTCGCTCCCCCGGTCGCCGTGCGCGACTCCGCAGGGGACGCCTACCGGGTGAGCGATCCCGCCCTCGGCACAGAGAGGACGTCCCAATAG
- a CDS encoding FtsX-like permease family protein: MVTLITYPARSGSWGDDLNWRSTLLTIVALALMAAAVVLLPLTLAILAIIGLVMLRILLDALGNRMLFKMALRNVLRRPSTTALVLGGLMIGTAIISASLVVGDTLDNMIVGETTKAYGDVDFTIAGNGTVAESPGLYSLVNVSAVRGAVLAVDHVDGAEWVLEAPSSIRSVGSNLTQPSVGTMGLTDATVARFGGFIAEDGTPLDHLPAAGHAYVNEKLAASLGIADGGTVMLATDHQHVVSLTADIVRDERMAAMGPKLFLDLSTAQQLSGMGDVVNMLLVTLDDSGRANVNATRADLNSTIAAFPDLELRINNDRAQAIVEGRSSVSMFTSLFFVFGSFSIIAGIALIINIFTMLGEERKGEMGVARAVGMKRGHLRKLFTYEGLLYAAVAAAIGTGVGLILAYVLIIGAGALISTGDVVISDYFAFAPFSLSVAYLAGFVLTLVTIYLVTFRISNMNIVRAVRNIPEPLRSRTDKGLLRLGLLAFVAGAMIMFLGVEQQSLALASSGLSLVTLSLGLLLRRFTGDRLAWTVAGLATLFVWLPKGFEIFPYSGDIEMFVISGVFMVTSLLIVVMFNSDSIVRFFTMVLRTKGGYRAVIKTAISYPLRAKVRTGLSIFIFGLVIFTVTTLSMMSGMLSVGIPQMVEETSGGFDIVAFSAAPVDMWGTINGTPGLVDRVNVTSIIQLSQADALVTMNRTDPATNLTAEATFRYDAIGIDPDGRLYTEGNYPLKQWNTTRFASETDVWNAARSDPSLVILDGTAGEGNGEFGISMGSSEISDAKVGDTLQLTDLSGNNSTVTVIGVTKQSTFHGVFMNSGYVNDDLGVNGTNLFLIKLAGNVDADRQATLIQNEFWEAGVYTIPMKTVAHQAVSQIDGMFNLIKAFLALGLIIGITGLGIITIRSIRERTIEIGMMRAIGYTRRMVVANFALESAFVSVLGILIGSVLGIVVGYQLWQSAFQDMGIDFLIPWWPILLVGGLAFIATLLSVYPAARGASKVSPAEVLRFE, from the coding sequence ATGGTAACGTTGATCACATATCCAGCGAGATCCGGCAGCTGGGGTGATGACCTGAACTGGAGATCAACGCTGCTGACCATCGTTGCCTTGGCCCTTATGGCTGCGGCCGTGGTCCTGCTACCCCTCACCCTGGCCATCCTGGCGATCATCGGCCTGGTCATGCTCCGCATCCTGCTGGACGCCCTCGGCAACCGCATGCTGTTCAAAATGGCCCTCCGCAACGTGCTCCGCCGGCCGTCGACCACCGCGCTGGTGCTGGGTGGCCTAATGATCGGCACGGCGATAATATCCGCCTCGCTTGTGGTCGGTGACACCCTCGATAACATGATCGTAGGAGAGACCACCAAGGCCTACGGGGACGTCGACTTCACCATCGCCGGCAACGGGACCGTTGCCGAAAGCCCAGGGCTCTATTCCTTGGTCAACGTCTCCGCCGTCCGCGGGGCGGTGCTAGCCGTGGACCATGTAGACGGGGCGGAATGGGTATTGGAAGCTCCGTCGAGCATCCGTTCGGTGGGGTCAAACCTCACCCAGCCTTCGGTGGGAACCATGGGCCTGACCGACGCCACGGTGGCAAGGTTCGGCGGGTTCATCGCTGAGGACGGCACCCCCCTCGACCACCTGCCCGCCGCCGGGCATGCCTACGTCAATGAGAAGCTCGCCGCCAGCCTTGGTATAGCCGACGGCGGCACCGTAATGCTGGCCACGGACCACCAGCATGTGGTATCCCTCACCGCGGACATCGTCCGCGACGAGCGTATGGCGGCGATGGGGCCGAAGCTTTTCCTGGACCTGTCCACAGCCCAACAGCTCAGCGGCATGGGCGATGTGGTGAACATGCTCCTGGTGACCCTTGACGACTCTGGACGGGCGAACGTAAACGCCACCCGGGCCGACCTGAACTCGACCATCGCCGCCTTCCCCGATCTGGAACTGCGGATCAACAACGACCGCGCCCAGGCTATCGTAGAGGGCCGCTCCAGCGTGTCGATGTTTACCTCCCTCTTCTTCGTATTCGGCTCGTTCTCCATTATCGCCGGCATCGCCCTAATCATAAACATCTTCACCATGCTGGGTGAGGAACGCAAGGGCGAGATGGGCGTGGCCCGAGCGGTGGGCATGAAGCGGGGGCATCTCCGCAAGCTCTTCACCTACGAAGGGCTGCTGTACGCGGCGGTGGCCGCGGCCATCGGGACCGGGGTGGGCCTTATACTCGCCTACGTTCTCATCATCGGCGCGGGAGCGCTCATCTCCACCGGGGATGTGGTCATAAGCGATTACTTCGCCTTCGCCCCCTTCTCGCTGTCGGTGGCCTACCTGGCGGGGTTCGTACTTACCCTGGTCACCATCTACCTGGTGACCTTCAGGATATCCAATATGAATATCGTCCGGGCGGTGCGGAACATCCCCGAGCCCCTGCGGTCCAGGACCGACAAGGGTCTGCTCCGTCTCGGACTCCTGGCCTTCGTGGCCGGTGCAATGATCATGTTTCTGGGCGTGGAACAGCAGAGCCTCGCCCTGGCCAGCAGCGGCCTCTCCCTGGTGACCCTGTCCCTGGGACTGCTGCTCCGCCGGTTCACGGGCGACCGCCTGGCCTGGACCGTCGCCGGCCTCGCCACCCTGTTCGTTTGGTTGCCCAAGGGGTTCGAGATATTCCCGTACTCCGGCGACATAGAGATGTTCGTCATCTCAGGGGTGTTCATGGTCACCTCCCTGCTCATCGTGGTCATGTTCAACTCCGACAGCATCGTGCGCTTCTTCACGATGGTGCTCAGGACTAAGGGGGGTTACCGCGCGGTCATCAAGACCGCGATCTCCTATCCCCTCAGGGCCAAGGTCCGAACCGGGCTCAGCATATTCATCTTCGGGCTGGTGATCTTCACCGTGACCACGCTGTCGATGATGTCCGGCATGCTGTCGGTGGGCATCCCCCAGATGGTCGAGGAGACCTCCGGCGGTTTCGACATCGTGGCCTTCTCGGCCGCTCCGGTGGACATGTGGGGAACGATCAACGGCACCCCCGGTCTGGTGGACCGGGTGAACGTCACCAGTATCATCCAGCTGAGCCAAGCCGACGCCCTGGTGACCATGAACCGCACCGACCCAGCGACCAACCTCACCGCGGAAGCCACCTTCAGGTATGATGCCATAGGCATAGATCCCGATGGCCGGCTGTACACCGAGGGCAATTACCCTCTCAAGCAGTGGAACACCACCCGGTTCGCCAGCGAGACGGATGTGTGGAACGCCGCCCGGTCCGATCCATCACTGGTGATCCTGGACGGCACCGCGGGGGAGGGAAATGGCGAGTTCGGCATCTCTATGGGAAGCAGTGAGATCTCCGACGCGAAGGTGGGGGACACCCTCCAGCTGACCGATCTGAGCGGCAATAACTCGACCGTGACCGTCATCGGGGTGACCAAGCAGAGTACCTTCCATGGCGTGTTCATGAACAGCGGGTACGTGAACGACGATCTCGGGGTCAACGGAACGAACCTGTTCCTTATCAAGCTGGCCGGAAATGTCGATGCCGACCGCCAGGCCACCCTCATCCAGAACGAGTTCTGGGAGGCCGGGGTTTACACCATACCCATGAAGACCGTGGCTCACCAGGCGGTCAGCCAGATCGACGGGATGTTCAACCTCATCAAGGCCTTTCTGGCACTGGGACTCATCATCGGTATCACCGGGCTGGGGATCATCACCATACGATCCATCCGGGAGAGGACCATCGAGATCGGCATGATGCGGGCCATAGGCTACACCAGGCGCATGGTCGTCGCCAACTTCGCCCTGGAGTCCGCGTTCGTCTCAGTCCTGGGGATCCTCATCGGCTCCGTCCTGGGTATAGTGGTCGGCTACCAGCTGTGGCAATCGGCCTTCCAGGACATGGGGATCGATTTCCTCATCCCGTGGTGGCCCATCCTGCTCGTGGGCGGCCTGGCGTTCATCGCCACCCTCCTCAGCGTGTACCCGGCGGCAAGGGGCGCCAGCAAGGTATCCCCGGCCGAGGTCCTGCGGTTCGAGTAA
- a CDS encoding SPFH domain-containing protein: MVDVLTVGLLVLAIVAAVLILITGIRIVKPYEQAIYILLGTYKRTLNPGFNYVFPLISEVVKIDLRTQVLEVPRQEVITKDNSPTNVDAIIYTKVIDPKKAFFQVTNYRAATVYLAQTTLRAIIGDMELDEILSSREKINLRLRDILDEATDKWGVRVEAVEIREVDPAPKVKQAMEEQTSSERLRRAAILRADGEKRAAILSAEGSKRSRILQAEGVRQSKVLEAEGERLAIILQSQGEAQKLRILSVGASPLDSKALAVLSMQTMQSLGASQSTKWILPFEVTKVLEGMSEFLGVSRQTPTRDVADQAAIEKAVGKPEDILGPIPTPDELRSELKGLEDAMAKEQAEAEAIGALGQGRPDKEMLK, from the coding sequence ATGGTCGATGTATTGACGGTGGGACTTCTGGTCCTGGCCATTGTGGCCGCAGTGCTGATCCTGATAACTGGTATCCGCATCGTGAAACCTTACGAGCAGGCCATCTACATATTGCTCGGAACGTACAAGCGAACGCTGAACCCGGGGTTCAACTATGTGTTCCCGTTGATCAGTGAGGTGGTGAAGATCGACCTCCGTACCCAGGTGCTGGAGGTCCCCCGGCAGGAGGTCATCACCAAGGACAACTCGCCCACCAACGTGGACGCCATCATCTATACCAAGGTCATCGATCCCAAGAAGGCGTTCTTCCAGGTCACCAACTACCGGGCGGCGACCGTCTACCTGGCGCAGACGACCCTTCGTGCCATCATCGGAGACATGGAGCTCGATGAGATCCTGTCGTCCCGGGAGAAGATCAACCTGCGTCTGCGGGATATCCTCGATGAGGCGACCGATAAGTGGGGTGTTCGTGTCGAAGCGGTGGAGATAAGGGAGGTCGATCCCGCCCCCAAGGTCAAGCAGGCCATGGAGGAGCAGACGTCCTCTGAGCGTCTGAGAAGGGCGGCCATTCTGCGGGCCGACGGAGAGAAGCGCGCGGCTATCCTCAGCGCCGAGGGGTCCAAGAGGTCCCGCATCCTGCAGGCCGAAGGTGTCCGTCAGTCCAAGGTACTGGAGGCGGAGGGCGAGCGGCTGGCAATCATTCTGCAGAGCCAGGGTGAGGCCCAGAAGCTGCGCATCCTGTCGGTCGGCGCAAGCCCCCTGGACTCGAAGGCCTTGGCGGTTCTGTCGATGCAGACGATGCAGAGCCTCGGCGCGTCGCAGTCGACCAAGTGGATCCTGCCGTTCGAGGTCACCAAGGTCCTCGAGGGCATGTCCGAGTTCCTAGGCGTCTCCCGGCAGACCCCTACCCGTGACGTCGCCGACCAGGCCGCCATCGAGAAGGCAGTGGGCAAGCCGGAGGACATCCTCGGCCCCATTCCCACGCCTGATGAGCTGCGATCCGAGCTCAAGGGTCTGGAGGACGCCATGGCCAAGGAGCAGGCTGAGGCCGAGGCCATCGGGGCCCTGGGCCAAGGGAGGCCGGACAAAGAAATGCTGAAGTAA
- a CDS encoding zinc ribbon domain-containing protein, with product MAQVKCPKCSAPMELDSGTKFAKCSYCGSLIFFDRTGAGFYYAIPFKLSQDDAVGTFRRWAGGSTKAKDLDRLANITAVKKKYFPVYLFRRDLNGKEEVMVEPAGSTILPGLHQLKIPGGDLRIFDDKFDTNGAEMVKPDIEMLHYLDKLPGAGKEQALVYFPIWTIDYNFGGSSYQVVVDASSSEVFATSFPTRSSAAYLLVAVAGFFTFLALGFVATVYFIPALILMAVTVVAVFLTSLTVARRL from the coding sequence ATGGCCCAGGTAAAATGTCCCAAGTGCTCAGCGCCGATGGAGCTTGACTCCGGCACCAAGTTCGCCAAGTGCAGCTACTGCGGCTCGCTGATCTTCTTTGACCGAACCGGTGCGGGGTTCTATTACGCCATACCCTTCAAGCTCAGCCAGGACGACGCCGTGGGCACGTTCCGCCGCTGGGCCGGAGGGTCCACCAAGGCCAAGGACCTAGACCGCCTGGCGAACATCACCGCGGTCAAGAAGAAATACTTCCCGGTATACCTCTTCCGCAGAGATCTCAATGGCAAGGAGGAGGTGATGGTGGAACCGGCCGGCTCCACCATCCTGCCGGGCCTTCACCAGCTCAAGATCCCTGGCGGCGATCTCCGTATCTTCGACGACAAGTTCGACACCAACGGGGCGGAGATGGTCAAGCCGGACATCGAGATGCTGCACTATCTGGACAAGCTACCTGGAGCGGGAAAGGAGCAGGCCTTGGTCTACTTTCCAATTTGGACCATTGACTACAACTTCGGCGGTTCCAGCTATCAGGTGGTGGTGGACGCTTCCTCCTCAGAGGTGTTCGCGACTTCCTTCCCCACCCGGAGTTCGGCCGCCTACCTGTTGGTGGCGGTGGCCGGGTTCTTCACCTTTCTGGCCCTGGGATTCGTGGCCACGGTCTACTTCATACCGGCCCTGATCCTCATGGCAGTGACCGTGGTGGCGGTGTTCCTTACCTCTCTGACGGTGGCAAGGAGGCTTTGA